The following proteins come from a genomic window of Mycobacterium sp. DL:
- a CDS encoding RNA methyltransferase → MAAAVKLHRHIGRRRAARFLAEGPNLVEAALRRGVVSELFATESAAQRFAGLLAHTPVQLVTERAAKVLSDTVTPVGLIAVCSMPEVSLDGVLAGAPSLLAVPVGVSEPGNAGTLIRLADAMGADAVVFAGHSVDPYNGKCLRASAGSIFSIPVVSEPDAEGAASCIRQAGLQVLATTLDGNVNLDEAELTDPTAWLFGPEAHGLPAEIVALATAKVRIPMAGAAESLNVAAAAAICLYETARRRRDAGPSATV, encoded by the coding sequence GTGGCGGCCGCAGTCAAGCTGCACCGTCACATCGGACGTCGTCGCGCCGCACGCTTTCTCGCCGAGGGGCCCAACCTCGTCGAGGCCGCGTTGCGGCGCGGAGTCGTTTCTGAGCTGTTCGCCACCGAGAGCGCAGCGCAGCGGTTCGCCGGACTGTTGGCCCATACCCCGGTGCAACTGGTCACCGAGCGTGCCGCAAAGGTGTTGTCGGACACGGTGACTCCCGTGGGCCTCATTGCGGTGTGCTCGATGCCCGAGGTGAGTCTCGACGGTGTTCTGGCCGGTGCGCCGTCGCTGCTGGCGGTACCTGTGGGTGTTTCTGAGCCAGGAAACGCCGGCACCCTGATCCGCCTCGCCGACGCGATGGGTGCCGATGCGGTGGTGTTCGCCGGGCACAGCGTCGACCCGTACAACGGCAAATGCCTTCGCGCCTCGGCGGGAAGCATCTTCTCGATTCCAGTCGTCAGCGAACCCGACGCGGAGGGTGCGGCGAGCTGTATTCGGCAAGCGGGCCTGCAGGTGCTGGCGACCACGCTCGATGGCAACGTCAACCTCGACGAAGCCGAGTTGACGGACCCGACCGCGTGGCTGTTCGGTCCCGAGGCCCACGGACTGCCCGCCGAAATCGTGGCCCTGGCGACGGCCAAGGTGCGAATTCCGATGGCGGGCGCCGCCGAAAGCCTCAATGTCGCTGCGGCCGCGGCCATCTGCCTGTACGAAACCGCGCGCCGCCGGCGCGACGCAGGGCCGTCGGCGACTGTCTAG
- the rpmI gene encoding 50S ribosomal protein L35, with translation MPKAKTHSGASKRFRRTGTGKIVRQKAGRRHLLEHKASKRTRRLDGRTEVAANDKKRIAKLLNG, from the coding sequence ATGCCTAAGGCGAAAACCCACAGCGGCGCTTCCAAGCGTTTCCGCCGTACTGGAACAGGCAAGATCGTGCGCCAGAAGGCCGGCCGTAGGCACCTGCTCGAGCACAAGGCGAGCAAGCGCACCCGGCGGCTCGACGGTCGCACCGAAGTGGCCGCCAACGACAAGAAGCGCATCGCAAAACTGCTGAACGGCTGA
- a CDS encoding oxygenase MpaB family protein: MATSANGTPLGPDSLTWKYFGDVRTGMLGVWIGAIQNMYPELGAGVEDHSILLREPLQRVARSVYPIMGVVYDGDRAEQTGAKIRSYHETIKGVDADGRRYHALNPETFYWAHATFFMLIIKTAEYFCGGLTEAEKHQLFDEHVQWYRMYGMSMRPVPESWEEFQQYWDRKCSDELEINQATRDIFSIRIPKPWFVLMPTPVWDQMFKPMVGAQRWIAAGLFDPVLRERAGMRWTAGDEVLLRLFGKAVELAFVAVPDEVRLHPRAVAAYRRAKGSLPADAPLVEAPAFTAPPRDRRDEPVHYVPPHKSLLDRVGSLVHTTFSLAGIRPARNSGKAA; this comes from the coding sequence ATGGCAACGTCGGCCAACGGGACTCCCCTTGGCCCTGATTCGTTGACGTGGAAGTACTTCGGCGACGTGCGCACCGGGATGCTGGGAGTCTGGATCGGCGCGATCCAGAACATGTACCCGGAACTCGGTGCCGGCGTCGAGGACCATTCGATCCTGTTGCGCGAGCCACTGCAGCGGGTAGCGCGTTCGGTGTATCCGATCATGGGAGTGGTCTACGACGGCGACCGGGCAGAGCAGACCGGCGCCAAGATCCGCAGCTACCACGAAACCATCAAGGGCGTGGATGCCGACGGCAGGCGTTACCACGCACTGAATCCCGAGACGTTCTACTGGGCTCATGCCACGTTCTTCATGCTGATCATCAAGACCGCGGAGTACTTCTGCGGCGGGCTGACCGAGGCGGAGAAACATCAACTCTTCGACGAGCATGTGCAGTGGTATCGGATGTACGGGATGAGCATGCGGCCGGTGCCCGAGTCCTGGGAAGAGTTCCAGCAGTACTGGGACCGCAAGTGCAGCGACGAACTCGAGATCAACCAGGCGACCAGGGACATCTTCTCCATACGTATCCCGAAGCCCTGGTTCGTGTTGATGCCCACCCCGGTGTGGGACCAGATGTTCAAACCGATGGTCGGCGCTCAACGATGGATCGCCGCAGGACTTTTCGACCCTGTGCTCCGCGAGCGCGCGGGGATGCGGTGGACGGCCGGAGACGAGGTTCTGTTGCGTCTTTTCGGCAAGGCGGTCGAGCTTGCTTTTGTCGCCGTGCCGGACGAGGTCAGATTGCATCCGCGGGCGGTGGCCGCGTACCGCCGCGCGAAGGGCAGCCTTCCCGCGGACGCCCCACTGGTGGAGGCGCCGGCATTCACCGCACCCCCTCGTGACCGCCGGGACGAACCCGTGCATTACGTGCCGCCGCACAAGTCGCTTCTCGATCGGGTGGGTTCGCTGGTGCACACGACTTTCTCGCTGGCGGGTATCCGACCCGCACGCAATAGCGGTAAGGCAGCCTGA
- the rplT gene encoding 50S ribosomal protein L20, translating into MARVKRAVNAQKKRRTILKASKGYRGQRSRLYRKAKEQQLHSLTYAYRDRKARKGDFRKLWITRINAAARANGITYNRLIQGLKAAGVEVDRKNLAELAVSDPAAFTALADVAKAALPADVNAPSGEAA; encoded by the coding sequence ATGGCACGCGTGAAGCGCGCAGTCAACGCGCAGAAGAAGCGGCGCACAATCCTCAAGGCCTCCAAGGGCTACCGCGGCCAGCGGTCGCGGCTCTACCGCAAGGCCAAAGAGCAGCAGCTGCATTCGCTGACCTACGCCTACCGCGACCGCAAGGCGCGCAAGGGCGATTTCCGCAAGCTGTGGATCACCCGCATCAATGCGGCCGCTCGCGCCAACGGCATCACCTACAACCGGTTGATCCAGGGCCTCAAGGCCGCAGGCGTCGAGGTCGACCGCAAGAACCTCGCCGAGCTCGCCGTCAGCGACCCGGCTGCCTTCACCGCACTGGCGGATGTCGCCAAGGCCGCGTTGCCGGCTGATGTGAATGCACCGTCGGGCGAGGCTGCCTGA
- a CDS encoding SDR family oxidoreductase → MDFSNSTALITGASGGIGEEFAVQLAQRGANLVLVARRADKLEGLRAVLVAKHPGIVIDVVTADLAAPGAGAEVESKVRELGRTIDVLVNNAGVGLHSKFIDQDPEANAAQIQLNCGTLVDLTARFLPSMTHRRFGAVINVASTAAFQPTPGMAVYGATKAFVLSYTEAVWQECRGTKVKVLALCPGATETEFFARTGDEFLTDGRQTPKQVVDTALAALDKCSPTVVSGLRNTLLAAGYRFTPRKLMLTVSERILKST, encoded by the coding sequence GTGGACTTCAGCAACAGCACTGCATTGATCACCGGGGCGAGCGGCGGGATCGGTGAGGAGTTCGCCGTCCAGCTCGCGCAGCGCGGCGCCAATCTTGTGCTGGTCGCGCGGCGGGCCGACAAACTCGAAGGCTTGCGCGCGGTCCTCGTCGCCAAGCACCCCGGGATCGTGATCGATGTGGTCACCGCAGATCTCGCGGCGCCCGGTGCTGGCGCCGAAGTCGAAAGCAAGGTACGTGAGCTCGGACGGACCATCGATGTGTTGGTCAACAACGCCGGCGTCGGATTGCACTCGAAGTTCATCGATCAGGATCCTGAGGCCAACGCTGCACAGATCCAGTTGAATTGCGGGACACTGGTTGACCTCACGGCACGCTTCCTGCCGTCGATGACACACCGGCGGTTCGGTGCCGTGATCAACGTCGCGTCGACCGCGGCTTTCCAGCCGACACCGGGCATGGCCGTCTACGGCGCCACCAAGGCGTTTGTGCTGTCCTACACCGAAGCCGTCTGGCAGGAGTGCCGTGGCACCAAGGTGAAGGTGCTCGCCCTGTGTCCCGGGGCGACGGAGACCGAGTTCTTCGCCCGCACCGGAGACGAGTTCCTCACCGACGGCCGCCAGACACCCAAGCAGGTCGTCGACACCGCATTGGCCGCGCTCGACAAATGCTCCCCGACCGTGGTGTCCGGATTGCGTAACACTCTCCTGGCCGCGGGATACCGGTTCACGCCGAGGAAACTGATGCTCACGGTGTCAGAACGGATCCTCAAGTCCACCTAG
- a CDS encoding DUF1844 domain-containing protein → MTDDPTRAAEPSPQARELADVPAVEVISRAAVMLMSAAAEKLGLSDPDPDESPYRDLDEARRLITALAGLVTASAEYLGPHAGPVRDGLKSLQLAFRESSAAPEEPGHGPGEKYTGPVW, encoded by the coding sequence ATGACCGATGATCCAACACGCGCTGCAGAGCCGTCCCCGCAGGCACGCGAGCTCGCCGACGTCCCCGCGGTGGAGGTGATCTCCCGAGCCGCGGTGATGCTGATGAGCGCGGCCGCCGAAAAGCTCGGGTTGTCCGACCCGGACCCCGACGAGAGTCCGTACCGTGATCTCGACGAGGCCCGACGCCTGATCACCGCGCTGGCCGGGCTGGTGACCGCCTCGGCCGAATACCTCGGACCGCACGCCGGACCGGTGCGAGACGGACTCAAATCGCTGCAGTTGGCGTTCCGCGAGTCCAGCGCCGCACCCGAGGAGCCAGGTCACGGTCCAGGAGAGAAGTACACCGGCCCGGTCTGGTGA
- a CDS encoding acyl-CoA dehydrogenase family protein — MLDWSDVDIAVRDAVREFVDKEVRPHVDALESGEMEPYPIIRNLFTTFGIADMARDSLDKRLTRLREGGDSARDKPSSGGMFGGDGGSAGMGFVVISELCRVSMGVVTGMGVSLGLTVPTIMGRGTLAQQERWLPDLVTYDKVGAWAITEPDSGSDAFGGMKSYVVRDGDDYILNGQKTFITNGPDADVVVVYAKLEERDSGVDKRDRKVLTFVLDRGMDGFVQSKPFRKMGIHSSRTGELFFNDVRLGRDRLLGETEGDGASDTGRDSARSNFSAERIGVAAMALGVIEECLRLCVDYAKARTLWGKEIGQFQLIQLKLASMEVARMNVRNMLFRVIEAAQTGTTISLAEASAIKWYCSQAATDVAMEAVQVFGGNGYMTEYRVEQLARDAKSLMIYAGSNEVQITHVARGLLSD; from the coding sequence ATGCTCGATTGGTCTGACGTCGATATCGCCGTGCGTGACGCCGTTCGGGAGTTCGTCGACAAGGAGGTACGGCCTCATGTCGACGCACTCGAAAGCGGCGAGATGGAGCCCTACCCCATCATCCGCAATCTCTTTACGACCTTCGGCATCGCCGATATGGCGCGCGACTCGCTCGACAAGCGACTGACCCGGCTGCGCGAGGGCGGCGATTCCGCTCGGGACAAGCCGTCTTCCGGAGGGATGTTCGGCGGCGACGGCGGATCGGCCGGCATGGGATTTGTGGTGATCAGCGAGCTGTGCCGGGTTTCGATGGGCGTGGTCACCGGGATGGGGGTCAGCCTCGGGCTGACCGTGCCGACCATCATGGGCCGTGGCACCCTCGCCCAGCAGGAACGCTGGCTCCCCGATCTGGTGACCTACGACAAGGTGGGGGCTTGGGCGATCACCGAGCCCGATTCAGGTTCGGACGCGTTCGGCGGGATGAAGTCCTATGTGGTGCGCGACGGTGATGACTACATTCTCAACGGCCAGAAGACGTTCATCACCAACGGTCCGGATGCCGACGTCGTCGTGGTCTACGCCAAGCTCGAGGAAAGGGACTCCGGTGTTGACAAGCGCGACCGCAAAGTCCTCACCTTCGTGCTGGACCGCGGGATGGACGGCTTCGTCCAGTCGAAGCCTTTCCGCAAGATGGGTATTCACTCGTCACGCACTGGAGAGTTGTTCTTCAACGACGTCCGGCTCGGCCGGGATCGCCTGCTGGGTGAGACCGAGGGCGACGGAGCCAGCGACACCGGCCGAGACAGCGCCCGCTCCAACTTCTCGGCCGAACGCATCGGTGTGGCCGCGATGGCGCTCGGCGTCATCGAGGAATGCCTCCGACTCTGTGTCGACTACGCCAAGGCCCGGACGCTGTGGGGCAAGGAGATCGGCCAGTTCCAGCTGATCCAGCTCAAGCTCGCCTCCATGGAGGTCGCACGAATGAACGTGCGCAACATGCTGTTCCGGGTGATCGAGGCGGCCCAGACCGGTACCACCATCTCCCTCGCGGAGGCCTCGGCGATCAAGTGGTACTGCTCCCAGGCCGCGACCGACGTCGCGATGGAGGCTGTCCAGGTGTTCGGCGGCAACGGATACATGACCGAATACCGGGTGGAACAGCTCGCCCGCGACGCCAAATCACTGATGATCTACGCCGGCAGTAACGAAGTCCAGATCACGCACGTAGCCAGGGGTCTGCTGAGCGACTAG
- the lysX gene encoding bifunctional lysylphosphatidylglycerol synthetase/lysine--tRNA ligase LysX, with product MTLTTAAKVRPTSSFRWVPATAGWVVGVIATLSLLASISPLVRSTIRIPREFVNDYIFNFPDTSFAWAFVLALLAAALAARKRIAWLILVLYMVAAAGWNIVDLVEGGERWFQEVGELIGLAFHVAAVVFLLSARKEFWARVRRGALLKAAGVLVAAMGVGTLIGWALLEFFPGTLARPDRFWYALNRVSAFAGADADTFTGHPHVFVNALLGLFGALALMAAAIVLFQSQRADNALTGEDESAIRGLLELYGKNDSLGYFATRRDKAVVFAPNGRAAITYRVEVGVCLASGDPVGDEKSWPQAIEAWLGLCQSYGWAPGVMGASSTGAQAFRAAGLNALQLGDEAILHPDSFRLTGPDMRAVRQAVTRARRAGGSVRIRRHRDIAADEMAQVITRADAWRDTDDERGFSMALGRLGDPADGDCLLVEAVQNDQVVAMLSLVPWGTNGASLDLMRRSPQSPNGTIELMVSELCMQSEDIGVTRVSLNFAMFRSAFEQGAQLGAGPVARLWRWLLVFFSRWWQLETLYRSNMKYQPDWVPRFACYEDARLVPRVGVASVIAEGFLVLPFSRRHEQPHTGHHIAAPGTLVATGLLHSDGTTPDVSGLAVDLPDDDQPRLPEQVRVRMAKLRALQDDGVDAYPVGSPPSHTVTQALTAADGAEVTVAGRVLRLRDYGGVLFAQLRDWSGEAQLLLENSALSDGGAADFTRAIDLGDLIEVTGTVGRSRSGAWSILVTNWRLIGKCLRPLPDKWKGLTDQEARVRARYVDLAINTEARDLIRARSGVLHAIRETLVGKGFLEVETPILQQIHGGANARPFLTHINAYDLDLYLRIAPELYLKRLCVGGVERVFELGRAFRNEGVDFSHNPEFTLLEAYQAHADYHVWIDGCRELIQNAAQAANGAHVFLRPREDGTLEPVDISGRWTVKTVHDAVSEALGEHIDVGTELPALRRLCDKAGIPYLTHWDTGAVVLEMYEHLVEDRTTEPTFYKDFPTSVSPLTRPHRSTPGLAERWDLVAWGVELGTAYSELTDPVEQRRRLQEQSLLASGGDPEAMELDEDFLQAMEYAMPPTGGLGMGVDRVVMLITGRSIRETLPFPLAKPR from the coding sequence ATGACCCTGACGACGGCCGCGAAGGTGCGTCCGACATCCAGTTTCCGGTGGGTACCCGCAACGGCGGGGTGGGTCGTGGGCGTCATCGCGACCCTGTCGCTGCTGGCCAGCATCTCGCCGCTGGTCCGGTCGACGATCCGGATTCCGCGCGAGTTCGTCAACGACTACATCTTCAACTTCCCCGATACCAGCTTCGCCTGGGCCTTCGTGTTGGCCCTGCTGGCCGCCGCGCTGGCGGCACGCAAGCGCATCGCCTGGCTGATCCTGGTGCTCTACATGGTCGCGGCGGCCGGCTGGAACATCGTCGACCTCGTCGAGGGTGGCGAACGGTGGTTCCAGGAGGTCGGTGAGCTCATCGGGCTGGCCTTCCATGTGGCTGCGGTCGTGTTCCTGCTGTCCGCCCGCAAGGAGTTCTGGGCGAGGGTGCGCCGCGGCGCGCTGCTCAAGGCGGCCGGCGTGCTCGTCGCCGCCATGGGCGTGGGGACGCTGATCGGTTGGGCGCTGCTGGAGTTCTTCCCCGGCACCCTGGCCCGTCCCGACCGGTTCTGGTACGCGCTGAACCGGGTCAGCGCGTTCGCCGGCGCCGACGCCGACACGTTCACCGGTCATCCGCACGTGTTCGTCAACGCGCTGCTCGGGCTTTTCGGTGCGCTGGCGCTGATGGCCGCAGCCATCGTGCTGTTCCAGTCACAGCGCGCCGACAACGCGCTCACCGGCGAGGACGAGTCCGCCATCCGCGGCCTGCTCGAGCTCTACGGCAAGAACGACTCGCTGGGGTACTTCGCCACCCGCCGGGACAAGGCCGTGGTGTTCGCGCCGAACGGACGCGCGGCGATCACCTACCGGGTCGAGGTCGGGGTGTGTCTGGCCAGCGGCGATCCGGTCGGTGACGAGAAGTCCTGGCCGCAGGCCATCGAGGCGTGGCTCGGGTTGTGCCAGAGCTACGGGTGGGCACCCGGGGTGATGGGCGCGAGCTCCACGGGTGCGCAGGCGTTCCGCGCGGCCGGGCTCAACGCCTTGCAGCTGGGCGATGAGGCGATCCTGCACCCCGACAGCTTCCGGCTGACCGGACCCGACATGCGGGCGGTACGTCAAGCGGTGACCAGGGCCCGCAGGGCCGGGGGCAGCGTGCGGATCCGCAGACACCGCGACATCGCTGCCGACGAGATGGCCCAGGTGATCACGCGCGCGGATGCCTGGCGCGACACCGATGACGAACGCGGCTTCTCGATGGCTCTGGGCCGCCTCGGCGACCCCGCTGACGGCGACTGCCTGCTGGTCGAGGCCGTCCAGAACGATCAGGTGGTCGCGATGCTGTCGCTGGTGCCGTGGGGCACCAACGGTGCTTCGCTGGACCTGATGCGCCGATCGCCCCAATCCCCCAACGGCACAATCGAATTGATGGTCAGCGAACTGTGCATGCAGTCCGAGGACATCGGCGTCACCCGGGTCTCGCTGAACTTCGCGATGTTCCGCTCGGCGTTCGAACAGGGTGCCCAGCTCGGCGCCGGACCGGTGGCCCGACTGTGGCGCTGGCTGCTGGTGTTCTTCTCGCGCTGGTGGCAGCTGGAGACGCTGTACCGGTCGAACATGAAGTACCAGCCCGACTGGGTGCCGCGCTTCGCCTGCTACGAGGACGCCCGACTGGTCCCGCGCGTCGGCGTGGCCTCGGTGATCGCCGAAGGCTTTCTGGTGCTTCCGTTTTCGCGCCGCCACGAACAACCGCACACCGGCCACCACATCGCCGCGCCGGGGACGCTGGTGGCGACGGGACTACTGCACAGCGACGGAACCACCCCTGACGTCAGCGGCCTTGCCGTCGACCTGCCCGACGACGATCAGCCCCGCCTGCCCGAGCAGGTCCGGGTGCGGATGGCCAAGCTCAGGGCGCTTCAGGACGACGGCGTCGACGCCTACCCGGTGGGCAGCCCACCCAGTCACACCGTCACCCAGGCGCTGACCGCCGCCGACGGCGCAGAGGTCACGGTGGCGGGGCGGGTGCTGCGGCTTCGTGACTACGGAGGTGTGCTGTTCGCCCAGTTGCGGGATTGGTCGGGCGAGGCTCAGCTGCTACTCGAGAACTCCGCTCTCAGCGACGGGGGCGCCGCTGACTTCACCCGGGCGATCGACCTCGGAGACCTGATCGAGGTGACGGGCACGGTGGGGCGGAGCCGGTCCGGTGCCTGGTCGATACTGGTCACCAACTGGCGGCTGATCGGAAAATGTCTGCGGCCGTTGCCCGACAAGTGGAAGGGCCTGACCGATCAGGAGGCGCGCGTGCGCGCCCGCTACGTCGACCTGGCGATCAACACCGAGGCCCGCGATCTGATCAGGGCGCGCAGCGGGGTCCTGCACGCGATCCGCGAAACCCTTGTCGGCAAGGGGTTTCTGGAGGTCGAGACGCCGATCCTGCAGCAGATCCACGGCGGCGCGAACGCCCGCCCCTTCCTCACCCACATCAACGCCTACGACCTGGACCTGTATCTGCGGATCGCCCCCGAGTTGTATCTGAAGCGGTTGTGCGTCGGGGGTGTCGAGCGCGTTTTCGAACTCGGCCGGGCGTTCCGCAACGAGGGCGTCGATTTCAGCCACAACCCCGAGTTCACTCTGCTGGAGGCATATCAGGCGCACGCCGACTACCACGTGTGGATCGACGGATGCCGTGAGCTGATCCAGAACGCCGCCCAGGCCGCCAACGGAGCGCACGTGTTCCTGCGTCCCCGTGAGGACGGGACGCTTGAACCGGTCGACATTTCCGGTCGGTGGACCGTCAAGACCGTCCACGATGCGGTGTCCGAGGCGCTCGGCGAGCACATCGACGTCGGGACCGAGTTGCCGGCACTGCGCCGACTGTGCGACAAGGCCGGCATCCCCTACCTGACCCACTGGGATACCGGAGCGGTGGTGCTCGAGATGTACGAGCACCTCGTCGAGGACCGCACCACCGAACCCACGTTCTACAAGGACTTCCCGACGTCGGTATCGCCATTGACCCGGCCGCACCGCAGTACGCCCGGGCTCGCCGAACGCTGGGATCTCGTCGCCTGGGGCGTCGAACTCGGCACCGCCTACAGCGAACTCACCGACCCCGTCGAGCAGCGCAGGCGACTGCAGGAGCAGTCGCTGCTGGCCTCCGGCGGGGATCCCGAGGCGATGGAGCTCGACGAGGACTTCCTGCAGGCCATGGAGTACGCGATGCCCCCCACGGGTGGACTCGGGATGGGCGTGGACCGCGTGGTCATGCTGATCACCGGGCGCAGCATCCGCGAAACCCTGCCCTTCCCGCTGGCCAAACCGCGTTAG
- a CDS encoding adenylate/guanylate cyclase domain-containing protein translates to MDDDPPGGRIGGRSSGPVGWLKQANHSPNLISFLRRARRALPGDPEFGDPLSVDGVGGPRAAARAADRILEREAVSREVSLGALQVWQALTERVSGRPANAEVTLVFTDLVGFSAFSLGAGDGATLKLLRRVSQVVEPPLLESGGHIVKRMGDGIMAVFTDPETAVRAVITAREDLKSVEVEGYTPRMRVGIHTGRPQRLGSDWLGIDVNLAARVMERATRGELIVSQDTLERIPPEVLDTLGVTAKKLRKQVFAPKQEGVPPDFAMYRLRIRRQLPGDEHED, encoded by the coding sequence GTGGACGACGACCCGCCGGGTGGACGGATAGGCGGACGTTCGTCAGGGCCGGTGGGTTGGCTCAAACAGGCCAACCACAGTCCCAACCTCATCTCCTTTCTCAGGCGGGCGCGCCGCGCTCTGCCTGGTGACCCTGAGTTCGGCGATCCGTTGTCCGTCGACGGGGTCGGAGGACCCCGGGCTGCCGCACGTGCCGCCGACCGCATCCTGGAGCGCGAAGCGGTGTCCCGGGAGGTCAGCCTCGGGGCGCTGCAGGTATGGCAGGCGCTGACGGAGCGGGTGTCCGGTCGCCCCGCCAATGCCGAGGTGACGTTGGTGTTCACCGACCTGGTTGGCTTCTCGGCCTTCTCACTCGGCGCCGGTGACGGCGCCACGCTGAAACTACTTCGTCGGGTCTCCCAGGTCGTCGAGCCGCCGCTACTCGAATCCGGCGGTCACATCGTCAAGCGCATGGGCGACGGGATCATGGCGGTCTTCACAGATCCCGAAACCGCGGTACGTGCAGTGATCACTGCACGCGAAGACCTGAAATCCGTTGAAGTAGAGGGTTATACACCTCGGATGCGAGTCGGCATCCACACGGGCCGTCCGCAGCGCCTCGGCTCGGACTGGCTGGGAATCGACGTGAACCTGGCCGCGCGGGTGATGGAACGGGCCACCCGGGGGGAGCTCATCGTGTCGCAGGACACGCTGGAGCGGATCCCGCCGGAGGTTCTCGACACCCTCGGGGTGACGGCGAAAAAACTGCGCAAGCAGGTCTTCGCCCCCAAGCAGGAGGGGGTGCCCCCCGACTTCGCCATGTACAGGTTGAGAATTCGCAGGCAGTTGCCAGGAGACGAGCACGAAGACTAG
- the infC gene encoding translation initiation factor IF-3, protein MSTETRVNERIRVPEVRLIGPGGEQVGIVRIEDALRVAADADLDLVEVAPDAKPPVCKIMDYGKFKYETAQKARESRKNQQQTVVKEQKLRPKIDPHDYATKRGHVIRFLEAGSKVKVTIMFRGREQSRPELGYRLLQRLGADVADYGFVETSAKQDGRNMTMVLAPHRGAKTRAKAAHDADAPAAQRPDEAKPTDNPDTTQQN, encoded by the coding sequence ATCAGCACTGAGACCCGCGTCAACGAGCGCATCCGCGTACCTGAAGTTCGCCTGATCGGACCGGGCGGTGAACAGGTAGGCATCGTGCGCATCGAAGATGCACTCCGCGTCGCCGCGGATGCCGATCTCGATCTCGTCGAAGTAGCACCGGACGCCAAGCCGCCAGTCTGCAAGATCATGGACTACGGCAAGTTCAAGTACGAGACGGCCCAGAAGGCGCGCGAGTCTCGCAAGAACCAGCAGCAGACCGTCGTCAAGGAACAGAAGCTGCGACCGAAGATCGACCCGCACGACTACGCGACCAAGCGCGGTCACGTGATCCGCTTCCTCGAAGCCGGGTCGAAGGTCAAGGTGACGATCATGTTCCGCGGACGCGAGCAGTCGCGACCCGAACTCGGTTACCGACTCCTGCAGCGCCTGGGCGCCGACGTCGCCGACTACGGCTTCGTCGAGACGTCCGCAAAGCAGGACGGCCGCAACATGACGATGGTGCTGGCACCGCACCGCGGCGCGAAGACTCGCGCCAAGGCGGCGCACGATGCCGACGCGCCGGCCGCTCAGCGGCCCGACGAGGCGAAGCCCACCGACAACCCAGACACCACCCAGCAGAACTGA
- a CDS encoding rhomboid-like protein, with protein MLSGLLACLARVKVTACYAVTVTSVAAVMSTMDPDSHDALIRHASTNLHNLSHGRFGTLVGSALVVDSGPIYLWLPGLVCLLALAELLWGSGRLVVAFAVGHIGATLAVAAGLVGAVRLGWMSASVAHAPDVGMSYGAMAVVGSLVSAMPSRWRVVWTGWWLAVAAVVVASPGRDFTDVGHAVAMVLGMAVSTRFGVPSRWSPPMAVLLTVAAVFGFLVLADDVVTMVCGAVSALVGLLVHEVFSQRRRSGVRATRGAPREGAPRGR; from the coding sequence GTGCTGTCTGGATTGCTCGCGTGTCTGGCACGGGTGAAGGTGACCGCCTGCTACGCCGTGACCGTCACATCGGTCGCCGCCGTGATGTCGACCATGGACCCCGACAGCCACGATGCGCTGATTCGTCACGCCAGCACCAACCTCCACAATCTGAGCCACGGACGGTTCGGAACACTGGTGGGCAGTGCGCTCGTCGTCGACTCCGGCCCGATCTACCTGTGGCTGCCCGGCTTGGTCTGTCTGCTGGCGCTAGCCGAATTGCTCTGGGGCAGTGGCCGGTTGGTGGTGGCCTTCGCGGTGGGGCACATCGGTGCGACGCTGGCGGTGGCGGCAGGTCTGGTTGGCGCGGTGCGACTCGGCTGGATGTCCGCATCGGTTGCCCACGCACCTGACGTCGGGATGAGTTACGGCGCGATGGCCGTTGTGGGTTCGCTCGTCTCGGCGATGCCGTCGCGATGGCGTGTCGTATGGACGGGGTGGTGGCTGGCCGTTGCGGCCGTCGTCGTCGCCTCGCCGGGTCGCGATTTCACCGATGTCGGACATGCGGTGGCGATGGTGCTGGGGATGGCGGTATCGACGCGGTTCGGGGTGCCCTCCCGGTGGAGTCCACCGATGGCGGTTCTGTTGACCGTCGCCGCCGTGTTCGGATTCCTGGTTCTGGCCGACGACGTCGTCACCATGGTTTGTGGCGCTGTGTCGGCGCTGGTGGGATTGCTTGTCCACGAGGTGTTCTCGCAACGACGACGATCGGGGGTTCGCGCGACGCGGGGCGCCCCTCGTGAGGGCGCCCCGCGTGGTCGGTGA